The Ancylobacter sp. WKF20 genome contains a region encoding:
- a CDS encoding ABC transporter permease — protein MSIIATDDGRADTLGVRLVARAADGARLLRGAVWKTASLLAVFALWELLPRLGFVDRVWFPPLSQVVGVLFVMARSGELQSHIGASLTRSLIGFGLAVSVAVPLGLVIGWYSRARDFLSSALEFFRNTSALALLPVFILFLGIGEASKVGIVTFACFFPILLSTISGVKSVDPLLIKSARSLALSAPAIFAKIILPSAVPSVFTGFRLAAQSSILVLIAAEMVGATRGLGYLINYAQFNFLLPKMYAGILTIALIGLAVNQLLVTAERRLSRWRVPTSDA, from the coding sequence ATGTCGATCATTGCCACGGACGACGGCCGCGCCGACACGTTGGGCGTCCGGCTGGTGGCGCGAGCCGCTGATGGCGCGCGCCTTCTGCGCGGGGCTGTCTGGAAGACCGCGTCGCTGCTCGCCGTCTTCGCCCTCTGGGAGTTGCTGCCCCGGCTCGGCTTCGTCGACCGCGTATGGTTTCCCCCGTTGAGCCAGGTGGTCGGCGTGCTGTTCGTGATGGCGCGGTCGGGCGAGTTGCAGAGCCATATCGGCGCCAGCCTGACCCGCTCACTCATCGGCTTTGGACTCGCGGTGTCGGTCGCGGTGCCTCTCGGGCTCGTCATCGGCTGGTACAGCCGGGCGCGCGATTTCCTGAGTTCGGCGCTTGAGTTCTTCCGCAACACCTCGGCACTGGCGCTGCTGCCGGTGTTCATTCTCTTCCTCGGCATCGGCGAGGCCTCGAAGGTGGGTATCGTCACCTTCGCCTGCTTCTTCCCCATCCTGCTCAGCACCATCAGCGGGGTGAAGAGCGTCGATCCGCTGCTCATCAAGTCGGCGCGGTCGCTGGCGCTCTCGGCGCCGGCCATCTTCGCCAAGATCATCCTGCCCTCGGCGGTGCCTTCGGTCTTCACCGGCTTCCGCCTCGCCGCCCAGAGCTCGATCCTGGTGCTGATCGCCGCCGAGATGGTCGGGGCCACCCGTGGGCTCGGCTACCTCATCAACTACGCGCAGTTCAACTTCCTGCTTCCAAAGATGTATGCCGGCATCCTGACCATCGCGCTGATCGGCCTGGCAGTGAACCAGCTTCTGGTCACCGCCGAGCGTCGCCTGTCGCGCTGGAGGGTGCCCACCTCCGACGCCTGA
- a CDS encoding ABC transporter substrate-binding protein, which translates to MSFQPTRRAAVVTSLAALISVSCLTSDASSQNAPKLETTVIRYQSSTGSDISPLELADALGYLAPITLERVGDVQGGPANLQSTATGQTDIASAFNGAVLNIVAAGAPLTAVVSWRGTNELTSPGLYALDNGQINNARDLIGKKIGVNTLGANQEAVSSIYLARGGLSQEEIKQVTFVPLPTPNVEQTLRNGQISAASLGFTFRDAALARGGIKALARNVDLLGSYNDNTGVLRNDFIAKNPNTTKHLVAAIARAIAWSQQKEKEDKRAEVVEVYSKYLESKGRANQLAPLKYWQSLGIETEGGWIKRQDFAMWIDWLNSRGEVDGSKLDLSKIYSNAFNPYWKGAE; encoded by the coding sequence ATGTCCTTCCAGCCGACCCGCCGCGCCGCCGTCGTGACCAGCCTCGCCGCCTTGATCTCGGTGTCCTGCCTGACGTCCGACGCCTCTTCGCAGAACGCGCCCAAGCTCGAGACCACGGTGATCCGCTATCAGTCGAGCACCGGATCGGACATCAGCCCGCTCGAATTGGCCGATGCGCTCGGCTATCTCGCGCCGATCACGCTGGAGCGGGTCGGCGACGTGCAGGGAGGGCCGGCCAATCTCCAGTCCACCGCGACGGGCCAGACCGATATTGCCTCCGCTTTCAACGGCGCGGTGCTGAACATCGTTGCCGCCGGCGCCCCGTTGACTGCGGTGGTCAGTTGGCGCGGCACCAACGAACTCACGTCGCCGGGCCTCTATGCGCTGGACAACGGCCAGATCAACAATGCCCGCGACCTCATCGGTAAGAAGATCGGCGTCAACACGCTGGGCGCCAACCAGGAAGCGGTGAGCAGCATCTATCTCGCGCGCGGCGGCCTGTCTCAGGAGGAGATCAAGCAGGTTACCTTCGTGCCGCTGCCGACGCCCAATGTCGAGCAGACCCTGCGCAACGGCCAGATCAGCGCGGCAAGCCTCGGCTTCACCTTCCGCGACGCGGCGCTGGCGCGCGGTGGCATCAAGGCGCTGGCGCGCAATGTCGATCTGCTCGGCAGCTACAACGACAATACCGGCGTGCTCCGCAACGACTTCATCGCCAAGAACCCCAACACCACCAAACATCTGGTCGCCGCGATCGCGCGCGCCATCGCCTGGTCGCAGCAGAAGGAGAAGGAGGACAAGCGAGCCGAGGTGGTCGAGGTCTATTCCAAATACCTCGAGAGCAAGGGCCGCGCGAACCAGCTCGCGCCGCTGAAGTACTGGCAGAGCCTCGGCATCGAGACCGAGGGTGGCTGGATCAAGCGGCAGGACTTCGCCATGTGGATCGACTGGCTCAACTCCCGTGGCGAGGTCGATGGCAGCAAGCTCGACCTCTCCAAGATCTACAGCAACGCCTTCAATCCCTACTGGAAGGGCGCGGAATGA
- a CDS encoding LLM class flavin-dependent oxidoreductase, translated as MSSRPRQLHFNVHVSTGGNHEGAWRHPKSEPVRLTALDYQRKVAGIAERGKLDAVFFGDTPALSDNVKLRPVEQLDPVALHGALSAVTTHIGLAATISTSFNEPFNVARKIASLDLLSGGRVGWNIVTTSSENAARNYGLDGVIAHRDRYRRAEDFVQVVKKLWDSWEPDAIVHDRAAGIYADIDRIHPIVHEGEFFKVRGPLNVPPSPQGRPVLIQAGSSETGVAFAARHAEVVFTAQRKLEEGQRFYAELKRQAAQNGREADHVKIVVGISPIIGGTEAEAKKLAEELNELTVPEYGLRQLRQFSGVDLSSYPLDAPVPLDAFPDAASVETHRSRTALVIDLVRRENLTLRQLLHRLAGARGHQTFVGSHEQLADRIEEWFKNGAADGFNFMPAYLPGGLEDFVDGVVPILQRRGLFRRDYEGTTLRDHYDLPVPRRSLLDEVA; from the coding sequence ATGAGCTCACGTCCTCGGCAGCTTCATTTCAACGTGCATGTCTCGACCGGCGGTAATCATGAGGGCGCCTGGCGGCATCCGAAGTCGGAGCCGGTGCGCCTTACCGCGCTGGACTACCAGCGCAAGGTGGCCGGCATCGCCGAGCGCGGGAAGCTCGACGCCGTGTTCTTCGGCGACACGCCGGCCTTGTCGGACAATGTGAAGCTGCGCCCGGTCGAGCAGCTCGATCCTGTCGCCTTGCATGGCGCGCTGAGCGCGGTGACGACGCATATCGGCCTTGCCGCCACCATCTCCACCAGCTTCAACGAGCCCTTCAACGTCGCCCGCAAGATCGCCTCGCTCGATCTGCTGAGCGGCGGCCGCGTCGGCTGGAACATCGTCACCACCAGCAGCGAGAACGCGGCGCGCAATTACGGCCTCGACGGCGTCATCGCCCATCGCGACCGCTACCGCCGCGCGGAGGATTTCGTACAGGTGGTGAAGAAGCTTTGGGACAGCTGGGAGCCGGACGCCATCGTTCATGATCGGGCGGCCGGCATCTATGCTGATATCGACCGCATCCACCCGATCGTCCATGAGGGCGAGTTCTTCAAGGTGCGCGGCCCGCTCAACGTCCCGCCCTCGCCGCAGGGCCGGCCGGTGCTGATCCAGGCCGGCTCTTCCGAGACCGGCGTGGCTTTCGCGGCGCGCCATGCCGAGGTCGTGTTCACCGCCCAGCGCAAGCTGGAGGAGGGGCAGCGCTTCTATGCCGAGCTCAAGCGGCAGGCGGCGCAGAACGGGCGTGAAGCCGACCATGTGAAGATCGTCGTCGGCATCAGCCCGATCATCGGCGGCACCGAGGCCGAGGCGAAGAAGCTCGCCGAGGAACTGAACGAACTCACCGTTCCCGAATATGGGCTGCGCCAACTCCGCCAGTTCAGCGGCGTCGATCTGTCCTCCTACCCGCTTGATGCGCCGGTGCCGCTCGACGCCTTCCCCGATGCCGCCTCGGTGGAGACGCACCGCAGCCGCACCGCGCTGGTGATCGACCTCGTGCGGCGCGAGAACCTGACGCTGCGCCAGTTGCTCCATCGCCTCGCCGGCGCGCGCGGCCACCAGACCTTTGTCGGCAGCCACGAGCAGCTCGCCGACCGGATCGAGGAATGGTTCAAGAACGGCGCCGCCGACGGCTTCAACTTCATGCCGGCCTATCTGCCCGGCGGTCTCGAGGATTTCGTCGATGGCGTGGTGCCGATCCTGCAGCGGCGCGGCTTATTCCGCCGTGACTATGAAGGCACGACGCTGCGCGACCATTACGACTTGCCGGTGCCCCGCCGAAGCTTGCTGGACGAGGTGGCGTAG
- a CDS encoding isochorismatase family protein: MTRTLLVIDIQNEYFTGGALPLWQAEETEARIVAAIGKARGRGDRVVLVRHVSAAADGLFAANGHGVGIRPAILTAAADTPVVTKAHADAFQRNDLAAHLGGTAELLIVGMMTQNCVVFTALSGLAKGFQVKVVGDLCTAPVEVVHRIALNALGSKLPVSTADEVWS; this comes from the coding sequence ATGACCCGCACCCTTCTCGTGATCGACATCCAGAACGAATACTTCACCGGCGGCGCATTGCCGCTCTGGCAGGCCGAGGAGACCGAGGCCCGGATCGTTGCCGCCATCGGCAAGGCGCGCGGGCGCGGCGACAGGGTGGTGCTTGTGCGCCATGTCTCGGCGGCAGCAGACGGCCTGTTCGCCGCCAATGGTCACGGCGTCGGCATTCGCCCTGCAATCCTCACGGCGGCCGCCGATACGCCAGTGGTCACCAAGGCCCATGCCGACGCCTTTCAAAGGAACGACCTTGCCGCCCATCTGGGCGGCACCGCCGAGCTCCTGATCGTCGGCATGATGACGCAGAACTGCGTTGTCTTCACCGCCCTGTCCGGTCTGGCCAAAGGCTTCCAGGTGAAGGTCGTCGGCGATCTCTGCACCGCCCCGGTCGAGGTGGTGCATCGGATCGCGCTGAATGCGCTGGGTTCAAAGCTTCCCGTATCGACCGCCGATGAGGTCTGGAGCTGA